The DNA sequence TCTTCGATGCGGAAACGTTTGAGAAGAAAGGCTTTGAGTTGTTCCATCTCTTGGATATTATTTCCTGTGATAagtatgtcatcaacataaataagaaCAACAGTGATTGAAGTACCTTGAACCTTGGTGAACAGGGAATAATCCGCTTTTGATTGATGatatccggctttttgaatagCGTCTGAGAAGGTGGTGAACCAAGTTCTAGATGCCTGTTTGAGTCCGTAAAGGGACTTTTTGAGCCGACAtacaagattctccccctgtcggcGAAGACCTGGAGGGGGTTCCATGTAGACCTCTTCATGAAGAGTgccatgaagaaaggcattcTGAACATCTAACTGGTGAATGAACCAAGTACGGGCAGCAGCAACGGTAAGGAGACAACGCAGAGTAGTGAGTTTGGCAGTGGGTGAAAAAGACTCTTGGTAATCAACTCCCTCAACCTGTGTGTATCCTTTTGCAACAACACGAGCCTTGTAACGATCAAGAGAACCGTCAGACTTGTACttctttttgaaaacccatttggAGCCGATAGGTTTATGACCAGCAGGAAGGGGAACTAAGTCCCAAGTGTGATTATGTTGTAACGCATCTAATTCAGTGTGCATAGCTTGTTGCCAGTTCGGATCAAGGATAGCTTCATCATATGTGGTGGGCTCAGATGGACCTGTAATGTTAGCTAAAAAGGAGCAATGGGCAGAAGAGAAACGAGAGttggaaagaaaatgagataTGGGATAACGGGTACCTTTTGCAGAACGTGGTGCCAGAGAAGAATGATTGACGTGGTGAGACAGGTGGTAGTCTTTAGTCCATGTCGGTGGCTGTTTGGGACGAGTGGAATGCCTGAGAGAGGGAAGAATGGGTGGTGAAGATATGGGAATATCAGGGTCGGGATGGGAGGCATTAGGGGGTGCAGGTTGGGTGGGAACGTATAGTAATGGAGGAGAGGTGGGCACGGGTTGTGGAGGGATGGCGGTGGAGGAGGGACCATGTGGGATATTGGGAGTGGGAGTAGTGGGGTCAGCGCCAGGTGGGGTTAAGGTAGGAGGTTGATCAATGGTGTTGGCGGGTGCATGAAGCGGTGGAGGGAAATGGGAAATGGGAGAAAAAGGTGGGGGGTCCTGAGGTATGGGGTTAAGGGCATTGGTAGGAGAATCATGAGGTGAAAGATTAGAAAATGGGAATGAAGTCTCATGAAATATTACATCACGGCTGATCAAAAATTTTTTAGTGTCCAAGTTGTAAAGTTTATACCCTTTGTGACCTGTGGGATAGCCAACGAAAACACACCGGTGAGCTCTAGGTTCAAATTTGTGGGTAGGGTGGACAACGGTAGCATAACTGAGACATCCAAAAACACGTAGATGCTCAAGGGATGGTGGACGTTTGTATAATAGTTCAAAGGGTGATTTGTGGGAAAGTAACGGAGAAGGTAAACGGTTGATGAGGTATACGGCAGTGAGTACGCAATCACCCCAAAATATGAGGGGGATGTTGGATTGAATGCGTAAAGCACGTGCCACTGTAAGAATATGGCGATGTTTGCGTTCaacaaccccattttgttggggggtgtAAACGCAAGTGCGTTGAAGTTCGATCCCATTAGATTGAAAATAATCCCTCATGGATAGGAATTCAGATCCATTGTCTACTCTGATGGTTTTAACTGTGGCATGGAATTGAGTGTGAACAAAGGTGATAAAAGATCTTAAAAGATGTTGTGTCTCAGATTTGTGAGACATTAAAAACACCCAAGTGCATCGACTAAAATCGTCCACAATTGTGAGAAAGAAACGAGCCCCAGAGTGAGCGGGAATTTTGTAAGGACCCCATATGTCACAATGTAATAAAACAAATGGTGCATGAGTCGATATTGAACTTAAAGAAAACGGAAGTCTTGTCTGTTTGGCCAAAGGACAGACACTACAATTATTGTCAAAGGAAATAGCATGAGAAAATAATAAAGAAGAAGCTAATTTGAGACGAGAAGGGGATGGATGCCCAAGTCGTTGGTGCCATAAATGGGAAGGATGGGAAACTTGATGAGAGGTAGGTGTCCGGTGTATAGGTGACATGTAGTAAAGACCATCACGCATCTTACCCGAACCAATCATCTTCCCTGAagccaagtcctgcaaaacacaaaaGGTAGGAAACAAAATGGCACAACAATTGAGAGAGTCAGTGACTTTGCTAGCGGACatgagattgagattaaaagATGGAACACACAAGACATCGGCTAAAGTGATATTAGAATTAAATGGTACTATGCCAGTACAAGTGATTGGGATTGAAGAACCAGTGGGCAAATTAACAACGGGTATAGATGGAGGTTTGATGGTAGTAAATACAGTGGAATCAGAAACGATATGGTCTGTAGCTCCACTATCCAAGATCCATGGCTTAGTAAACACAGAATTAATGGAAGTAAAAGAATTCGAACCTGCGGCATTTGCATAAGCGTTCCCATTACCAGAAGGAAGCAAAGAGAGAGCATGAGTCAATTGTTGAATTTGATCCGCAGAGAGTGCACTCAACGGATTGGTACTGGTGGATGCAGAAGGATATGTTGGATGCGGCATGGATGGCCCTTGAAGATTTGACGTGGTTTCCGCTGCATGGGCGGCATGCAAAGGACGTGAAGAAGAGCCTCGTTGCTTTCGACCATTTTTATTTCCATTTCCTCCATTGGGATGAGGCACCCATGTGCCATTCTTGATTTTGCACCTGTCCTCTGTATGTCCTCTTTTGTCACAAAAATTGCAATGGTATTTTAGAGTGCGGCAACTATCGATGGTGTGTCCTTCTCGGTTGCAATGATCACAGCGCTGGTCAGAACGGGTTTGTGCTGCAGCAGCAAGGGAAAAATTATCAGATGGCGATTGTTGGCGTTGTTCCGACGTCAACTGGCGTTGTTGTTCGTGATTGCTGACAAAGGAATAAGCTTGATGAATATTGGGCAATGGCGTCATCATGAGAATGCTGGTGCGAACAGTGTCATGAACATCGTTAAGCCCCATAAGAAATTGCATAATTCGGTATTTTTCTCGTTGCTCATGATGCTTATCCATCAGGTTGCAGATGATGGGGTCTTCATATGCATCGAGTTGAGTCCAGAGATGCTTGAGTTCTGTAAAGTACTTTGAGACGGTGAAGGAGCCTTGTGATAGAGAAGCAATCTGTTTCTGGATTTGGTAAATTGTTGGTGTGTTTTGCTGGGAAAATTGATGCTTGAAATCCTCCCAAATCGTGTATGCAGATTCGGCATGGACAACTCCGGTCGAGAGATGAGACTCTACCGAATTCGAAATCCATGATAGGATCATGCTGTTGCAGCGTGCCCATAGGGCATAATCACCTGGTTTTTTATCTTCGGGAGGGGGTTTAATGGATCCATTAATGaatccaattttatttttggctcgTAAGGCATGAAGCATAGACTTGCTCCAGGAGGAATAATTGGTGCCATTCAATTTTTCAGAAACAAGCACATGGCCAGGGTGATCTGAAGGATGAACATAGTATGGATGTGTTAAATCCATACTAGGGTTGTTGTTTGTGTTGGGATTGTCTGTCATGGTGTTTGTAATTTTGCTAGGGTTTGATAAAGTGGATCGAAGAGCCTGtgttgataccaaattaagaaAGAGCTAGGTAGTTCCTGGGATTGATAGGAAGAATATAGCTAAATATTTCATATATATTAAGAGCTAACAACTAACCCATATATATGAGTAGTCAAGAACCGGTTACAATCAACCATCCCTATACAAAACTCTTGGGACAATACAAAGATAAAAAAACTGAGAAGACATATAATATTAACAAGTCCATAACCATCTCCATGCTGCCCGTGCTGCATGTGCTTGAGGACATATAATACTAACAAGTCCATAACCATCTCCATGCTGCCCGTGCTTGTCTTGTCGAAGACCACACATGATGTGGAGATAGAAAACTGACAGTCCATACTTCTTGGTTCCAGCAACAATATTATACATTAATTACAATGTATTCTTAATAATAAGAATCAGACCCTATGCATTCTTACTGTTTGATGGTGAGAGTTTCTATTCTGTTATTTTATAATGGAACCAATGCAGGTTTATTTCGACTACATGAGGAGTTTcagagttgaatttgatgaattttttgagGAAGGAATAATATCAGAAATTGAAGTTGGATTAGGTCCGTGTGGAGAGCTACGGTATCCTTCTTATCCTAAACAGCATGGTTGGAAATATCCTGGTATTGGTGAATTCCAGGTACCTTAATAAATGGTGATCATTCCTTTCATTAGTGGCAGGCATGACAGCTAGGAGTTGACAGTTATTTCTAAATGTTAATTTAGTAGCCCTTCATTCATCTGTGATTATGACCTTAAGCCAGTAGCTCATTTGATTTATTACTTCTATCTGAACTTTGAAATAGTTCTCTGATTCAACCTGGTTCGGTGCAGTGTTATGATCGATACTTGATGAAGAATCTGACGCAGGCTGCAGAAGCAAGGGGCCACTCCTTCTGGGCCAGAGTACCAGATAATGCAGGCTCTTATAATTCCCAACCACATGAGACAGGGTTTTTCCGTGACGGAGGTGATTATGATAGCTACTATGGCAGATTCTTTCTTAATTGGTACTCCCGTGTTTTGATTGATCATGGTGACCGTGTACTTGCTCTGGCCAATTTAGCTTTTGAAGGCACACGCGTTGCTACAAAGGTGAGTCACTTTATTGGACATTAGTTCTACAGggttccctttttctttttttttttcgttttttttttttttttgtggagtTTCTTTATTTGATTTATGAGCAGGTATCAGGTATCCACTGGTGGTACAAGACTGCCAGCCATCCTGCCGAATTAACTGCTGGATTTTACAACTCCTGCAATCGTGATGGGTATGCGCCAATTTCTGCAATGTTAAAAAAGCATGAGGCTGCTCTGAATTTCACATGTGTTGAAATGCGCACATTAGACCAACATGAGGGCTTTCCGGAAGCACTGGCAGACCCCGAGGGATTAGTTTGGCAGGTAAGCACAGAAACTCATGTGTAATTACTTCCTGGATTTTAAGCATATGTAAATTATGCAATAAATATAAATCACCACCATTCGGAAAAGTGAGCTGGATGAGTAGAAACTTAAAAAGCATCAATTAGAATTTTGAGCTGAATATGCATACTTCTTTTATTCTTGGGAAGGTGGCCACATTTTGTGTCCGAGTCAGTTGCTATTTTGTGAATAATGGATCTGCTTAAATTCATTCTTCTCCATCTGTCAAAcaaatactttaaaatttttctaACTAACATGGGCAAGTAACACTGGATCAAGAGGGGCGGTCTGTTGTTACATGTGAAATGTCAGTTTCCCTTGGATTATGTACCAAAATATTATCTGTGTagcctttttgttttctttttgataatgtttttggatttcaaattttttcagGTGCTGAATGCTGCATGGGATGCTAACATTCCAGTTGCTAGTGAGAATGCTCTTACTTGCTTTGACAGAGAAGGCTACAACAAGATATTAGAAAATGCTAAGCCCTGGAACGATCCAGATGGCAGGCATTTATCGGCATTTACCTATCTCAGATTAAGCCCAGTTCTCATTGAGAAGCATAACTTAACGGAGTTCGAACGATTtgtcaagagaatgcatggtaAGAGTTGTAAGACCACATGGTTCTCTTTTCGTGCATTGCTACACACTCAAGCATGAGCGCACGTTTGCACAAACTCGCATATATTTCATTTTATAGCAAGAAAAACGAGTAATACAATGCACTCTTTGGCACGTCCTCTTGTACGCTCAGAAgtttttatttctcatattATGTTGTGTTGCTTGGTTGCACCCTTTGAATAAGACCCCTGCATAAGCCAAAATCAGGCATCTCGGATAAGCTTTCAAGCCTTCTCTCTAAAACTGGAGCTTATACGAGAAGCTGAAATCCAATTAATGAAATAATGTAGAGTGGCGAATGTATATTCTTAGATTCATGTATGCTTGTGCATGTAACTTCTTCTAGCCAAAGGATCAACATTGGTAGAAGCTCTTTGTTTACACATTTCTTATCAATCAAAGCTGATTCAAACTGACCCTACACTCACATTTACTGAATTTCTTACACTCCAAGacatggaaaaaaaattaaagcataTTCTGTTGTCCTACGCGTCTATCAATTGTCGCTGCATTTTGTTTTCGGATAGATTACCATGTATATAATCTATATCATATGCCTGCTGCTATGATCTGTACAATACGCTTGCTATTATGAGACGATATGTCTCACATGGTGTAGCGCTTGCTTTGTTTTTTCTGTTGGCCTGATCTAACATCTAAATTTAATACACTTGAAAACGCAGGAGAAGCCGCTTCTGATGTTTAGATCAACTCAAATAGACAGCACACCGGTTTCAGGGGACGGACGAGGGGCTTGCTGCTTCGGAGAGAGATTAATAAAAACTTCGACTCGTGTGTGTGTGCAAATCTACACAtaggaataataaaaaaaaagttttctaGCATTCTACAGGTTTGGTGTATTAACTGATAAAACTATGGTTACAAACTTGTAACCGATGATGGTAATTTATAAGATATTTCCATTCCAAATCTCACAAATGCATACTCATGTCATGAGCCTTGTTTTTAGCTACAAGTTACTAAAAGTGACGAGAAAGGATACAAACAACACCCCACTTGTAAGTGATTCCAGATCAGCTCAACAACGATGGTTGTTTGTGTGGTTGCAAATGTTGATGGaggctaaattgcacaaatcaTTAGTGTGCGAAGTGGGTCATATGTCAATGTTACTCGTGTGCACGGGTGACATAGACATATGACCCGCACCATATGAATGATTCGTGTAATTTGACTAATTTTCAATTAGAGATGGGGACGATTGATTGCACCGCATGAATGATTCGTGCAATTTGACTAATTTTCAATTAGAGATGGGGACGATTGATTGTATTGGCATTGTATGATCGATAATGTTGTTCAATGCAATTAATATATCATTTTTAAATGGTGGGGAATGCATGAATGATTCGTGCAATTTGACTAATTTTCAATTAGAGATGGGGACGATTGATTGTATTGGCATTGTATGATCGATAATGTTGTTCAATGCAATTAATATATCATTTTTAAATGGTGGGGAATTCAATGACGCGAGACTttagaataataaaaaattatatgactTTTTAAGTCTTTTGAAGGAACAAGAGTTGCAGGTTCACAGTTGGAATAATGAAATTTCCACACAATTAAGATAGAAGTCTCACTTTCTAATTGATAGATATTCTTGTGTTTGACTTGTGACACATGACACTTTTATCATGGTTTAAAAAAGTATAAGGGGGATTTGTGTGTGTATACCACATGGATAGGCGATCTTCATGTCAAGCACCAAATTTTGGCCAAATGTGACTCCATAATTAGTTCATTTTGTTTCATATTGATGAAATTGGGTTCAATTACAATGTATATCATAAGAGGTTTGGGGTGAAATCCAAATAtcatattcttcttcatcaAGACATCAATGCCTTGTCTACTGGGGCGAAGCAaaaaaatagatggacaagacTGATGAAGAAGCTCATTAAGCTCGTGAAAGGTAGGCCATGGGAATCCGTGCAAATGGGTAGAtgagaagaacaaaaataagaaaacttttGACTGCTTGATAAGCTAATCAGTCTACTATAGAGGACCAGTTTCTTCAATATAAACCTCGAATAATAGTTCTTCACCAATTAAATCTGTTTTTAAAGTAAGAATTTATGATACATTATTTCACTTTTATAACTAAGAACTTGATCATCACCTAGCTGCCAAAGAACATGTTATCTCTACGTTTGAACATATTGGGTCTTGAATGTCACCCACAGCCACAGGAGTCTCTTGTGGGCATAGAAAAGGCCTGGGGGGCATTTGCAGACATTCAACATCTCCTCCAAGCATCTCGATGACTTTGTGCATCGAAGGGCGATCAGTTGGCTTCATTTGAATGCACCACAAGGCGGTTATAACCATCTTTCTGATTACATTCTTTTCCTCCTCTGTTACATTGTCCATCTCCAAGTCATTTCCCACATTATACTGATCATGTACCCACAGTGGGAAGTAGATTTGGCTTGAATGCTCTACCGTTGTATTCAAATTCTTCCTTCTGCTTGCCATTTCCATCAACAACATTCCGAAACTATAGACATCGGCCTTGTGTGAGACGCCTCCAATATTTTTGTAGAACAATTCAGGAGCAATATATCCCATTGTACCCCTCGCTGCCGTCAACGTGACAATGCTATTATCGACGGGATACAACTTTGCTAGCCCAAAGTCAGAAACCTTTGCTTTGAAGTTCTCATCAAGAAGAATATTATGAGGCTTGATATCGAAATGGAGAATTTGCATCGCGCAACCTTGATGTAGATACTCAATCCCTTGAGCCACTCCAAGAGAAATCTCATACATTTTGTCGATAGTTAAAGGCACACTTCCTTCTTTGGAATAAATGTATTTATCAAGAGAGCCATTAGCCATGAACTCATATACTAGAGCACGCTTTGATCCCTCAACACAATAACCAACGAGTCGCACCACATTGACATGGTGAATCGTTCCAATGGTAGCTATTTCACTAATGAAATCTTGGCCATTAGCTTTGGACTTGCCCAGAACTTTAATTGCTACAAAACGGCCGCTGCGTAACTTTCCTTTAAATACCGAGCCATAGCCGCCTTCACCCAACTTATCCTTAAACTTGCGAGTCATCTTCTTGATGTCCGAGTAAGAATACCTTATAGGCACGAAATTCTTATCGCGCTGTAGAAAGTCTTCTATTGTACTATACATTGACAAATGTCTTCTTCGCCATTTATAGACTAAAAATACAGCCGCAATTGGAATGCCAAACAGTAGTCTTGCTGGAAAAAATAAGCCTGCAAAAATATATGTCACCAAAAGAATCATAAGATAAGAAACTTATATGTTAGATCCACACTACCTTCAACTTTCAACAACTTCTTTTGTTtctaaattacattttactttgtttcattcatGACAAGTTCGAATCTACACACGCACATATACAACTAATAATTCAAGCTTTTCTTACCGATGCCCATCAGTATTACCCATCCAAGCGCTGCAACAAAATAGCAAAGAGTAAAAGCCAATTATATCAACGGCTATAAGTTTGAAAAGTGAATAAAAATCAAAGACTTGACTACATATATGCAAGAAATACAAGCTCTGTCTTACTGATGGAATGGATGTAATGGAATGGAAACCATCGAGGAAACCATCCTGCAATAAATACCAAACAAAATTCAGCACCGGCAAAACACTAGACTACATAGACAGAAGCTAGCACTTGAAGAGACAGTCCTTACCAAGATCCGCGGTTCCACTCAGAGCATAACCTACAGTGACAGAAGTGAAAAAAATACACAACATTAGCAATACCACAACGAGTCTTCGTTAGTGTTACATCATCAAGTTTTGAAACATACATTTTCAGCGAGTCCTACAATTACGCTTTTGGTATATAACCAACAAGTGAATGCCAAATTTCAAAGATGATTTATAGTTTACTGCCTGCCATGTTTACTTATAGGGTAATTATTCACAACCCCAATCTTGGGCCACACAACAaatttttacttcatttttttgAACATTGTAATATCATACATTAACCTACGTATCCATTACGACCTCTGTCTCCTTATCCATCAATTTGTCTGTTAACTGCTCACGTAACAGACGCGAGACCCACTCTCTTGCCCATCtgaattgaaaaattaattaaatattaataaattaagaatTTCAAAATCCTTCGCACATTGCTGCACGCTAGTGTGCGAGACTACTCAAAAACCTTAATTTGGTACTATTTAATTTCTCCTCAAtaggaaaattaacgaaaagtccaaaaaaactttagttttaatgaaaaagaacaaataaatgtgtaagtaaatagtaccagaaaaggtaaaaatgtgattttttgttaaaaattgaacagtaccggaagtgtttcgttaaaacttcattTCTCAATTCAATTGGGCGAGGGAGTGGCTAGCAATTGCATGGTCATCATTTAATAgacaaataaatgataaaaatacggAAGTCTAATATTGCAACGAATTTATAAAGTAATATATGATGTTgcaatattaaaagaaaagaggTATGAGTTTGTTATATGACATAATTTACTCTTACTTATAATTTGTTGAAAGAGGATACACGTTGAAATCTAAATACAGAAATTAGAGGCTTGTGTATACTAAGTTGTAAATATTGAATtttaaagagaaacaaaaaggagagatttattttcttcatttttgttttggagaGGGACCACTTACGGATTTGAGCCCATTCATATCGAAAGAAACCTACAGTGAAAGAACAAAACAACATCAGCATAACAGCCGTTAGAAATAACATTCAAGTTGCTGCCATTTGTTGATTCCTGTACAGCATTAGCATATATAAGAAATAAAGGGATATAGTTTTGGGAAATGGCCATTATATAAGAAAAATGGTAAATTATAAGAATTGATATCAATtccttataatatttttaaaatatttcattttcataactcaagtactattttatttcaatatagtaaATCTGTTATATTTTTCATCTATTGATTCTTTAAAAACTGATGTGATTGCCACATTTGTGTCACGTGGCTGCCAGCACgtggcaattttttttaatcatttaaaaataaataatttaaaagtaaaaaaaaaaaaaaaaaacaacaacaacataacCCATCTTCTTCCCCGACCCCCCTCCCTGCAACCCAaaccccccaccccaccccacccccaccacACCGAAAACCCAGCTGGGTTTTTTGGAAGCGAGAGTTGCAGAAGTTGCAGAAGACACACAGAGGTGCCCCCACGGagacaaggagaagaagacggaTCGGGTCTTGTAGCTGCTTTCTCCTTCTAAGCCcacttctcttctctctctctctctctctctctctctctctctctctagaattccCTTTGCTTTGACTGAGGTCTCCACTCACAATGATGGCAAGGACTGCTGCCACATCGTGGATGGTAAGGTAATCTTCTAGCTCCTAAGCTGCGGTTTTCAGTTAAATTTGTGGATTTTGCATCTGGGTTTTAACTTGAGGGTTTCTGTGTGTGATTGAATCTGGGTTTTGCTCTGATTGGATCTGTGTGAAGTGCTTTTTTTTCGTCTTGAGAATTTAATTCCCCCTtttgattttggggttttgggttgAATAGCTGggtttttttggggttttgggtggggtggggtgggggtaTGGGGGGtttgggttgcagggaaggggGACGGGGAAGAAGATggcttctgggttttttttttatattatttattatttattattattatttttaattaataacttttttaattaattatttttacattaataaaaaatattttttttgccacACAAATTTAGCCACGTCAAGTGGATAGAAAATGTAATGGAGGTATTAGAttgaaataaaaagaatgaaatgttttaaaaatgttgtaaggaattgaaatcaaTCCCAAACTTGAGGTGGGAAAGTGTaatttacaaaacaattaaaagtGTTTAGCGGTAATAGAAATATAGACAACAACCACAATATAAATAGTGTTAATAGGATGAAATGTTTATCTCTTAATATAGTTCAGATAACCTCATAAATATTGTATTATGAAGATAATATTGTTACGATATCAATAATATTGTTACGATATGATATCCATAATAATGTCTATATGTATCTATATACTGTTGACATGATATGAATATTGTTGATATATTTTTCAAGCAGAATGAATGGCTTAGCAGGAGGTTTCGCAAAGAAAGAATATATATTCCTCTTCCGTTGAGGAACAACTGGTGCTGCTCATTTTGTATACAACGATCCAAACTatttatattttagtacatcattcatagataaaaaaaaattagaaaaatccaAAACATTAAACACATTCAATTGTAGTAaagcaaataaaagaaaacgatTTTTCAAAAAACACTAGTATGACTGGCATTTAAAGACAGAAGTAAAAGATAGACAGATAAATCATTGAAATACAATGTAAAATAGACCTACAAGCGATCCAATAAGCTTATTTGAGAACAAAGTAATTATAAGTTAGTACTTCATTTGAGAATTACGCACCTGGGATGGTGCGTGGATAACATATAGGATGAGTCGTCCACATGTAATTCGTGCCATTACAGGGTGTAAGTTCATCGGGCCAGAGTACTTGAAGCTCAAAGCCATACATGAGAGCACTGTGTATATATTCATAGCTATGAGAGCCATTATAGTACCCCTCGAAGTCTTCCTCTCGACACTGCATCGAAGTCTTCCTCTCGACTCTGCAACCCTCATACCAATCTTTCATTGCAGGGTAAACCATGATATAACTATAAGATTTAGGTTGGATCAAAGAAGTGGCACTATTATTCAAGCATGGAGCAGTAGCCACGTACAGAGAAGAATTTACTTGGTTTCTACACCTCAAGTAATATACTGAAATTGATGAAAACGGTGAACTATATGGATCTGGAAAATAATTGGGCGGCCAATTTTGAGGCAGGGAAGAGCAATTGTTGT is a window from the Pyrus communis chromosome 16, drPyrComm1.1, whole genome shotgun sequence genome containing:
- the LOC137720421 gene encoding LEAF RUST 10 DISEASE-RESISTANCEUS RECEPTOR-LIKE PROTEIN KINASE-like 2.1, which codes for MEKSGSRSFTLSWWPFVLAFLVLCFCGETCNAKDDSNSSCTSSCGLIHHITYPFRLNDDPKTCGETRYNLSCENNNTTVLDLLDFGKYYVQAINYENKTIRLLDPGLDNNNCSSLPQNWPPNYFPDPYSSPFSSISVYYLRCRNQVNSSLYVATAPCLNNSATSLIQPKSYSYIMVYPAMKDWYEGCRVERKTSMQCREEDFEGYYNGSHSYEYIHSALMYGFELQVLWPDELTPCNGTNYMWTTHPICYPRTIPGFFRYEWAQIRKWSLSIGYALSGTADLGWFPRWFPFHYIHSITLGWVILMGIGLFFPARLLFGIPIAAVFLVYKWRRRHLSMYSTIEDFLQRDKNFVPIRYSYSDIKKMTRKFKDKLGEGGYGSVFKGKLRSGRFVAIKVLGKSKANGQDFISEIATIGTIHHVNVVRLVGYCVEGSKRALVYEFMANGSLDKYIYSKEGSVPLTIDKMYEISLGVAQGIEYLHQGCAMQILHFDIKPHNILLDENFKAKVSDFGLAKLYPVDNSIVTLTAARGTMGYIAPELFYKNIGGVSHKADVYSFGMLLMEMASRRKNLNTTVEHSSQIYFPLWVHDQYNVGNDLEMDNVTEEEKNVIRKMVITALWCIQMKPTDRPSMHKVIEMLGGDVECLQMPPRPFLCPQETPVAVGDIQDPICSNVEITCSLAAR
- the LOC137721238 gene encoding beta-amylase 2, chloroplastic-like isoform X2, producing the protein MAQFSSPQVSHKLRLPRPPGACCKATTMASLSSSGKTAIASLKLSQGPWGSPELNLCPLRLMGSDPSRSFAVVRDSAEGTVVGENVDHNKVEDSSLEKFEERDFTGTPYVPVYVMLPLGVINMNSELVEPEALRNQLQVLKSVGVDGVMVDCWWGIVEAHSPQGYNWSGYKKLFQIVRDLNLKLQVVMSFHECGGNVGDDVHIPLPHWVTEIGQKNPDIYFTNKEGKHNTECLTWGIDKERVLRGRTAVEVYFDYMRSFRVEFDEFFEEGIISEIEVGLGPCGELRYPSYPKQHGWKYPGIGEFQCYDRYLMKNLTQAAEARGHSFWARVPDNAGSYNSQPHETGFFRDGGDYDSYYGRFFLNWYSRVLIDHGDRVLALANLAFEGTRVATKVSGIHWWYKTASHPAELTAGFYNSCNRDGYAPISAMLKKHEAALNFTCVEMRTLDQHEGFPEALADPEGLVWQVLNAAWDANIPVASENALTCFDREGYNKILENAKPWNDPDGRHLSAFTYLRLSPVLIEKHNLTEFERFVKRMHGEAASDV
- the LOC137721238 gene encoding beta-amylase 2, chloroplastic-like isoform X1, with protein sequence MAQFSSPQVSHKLRLPRPPGACCKATTMASLSSSGKTAIASLKLSQGPWGSPELNLCPLRLMGSDPSRSFAVVRDSAEGTVVGENVDHNKVEDSSLEKFEERDFTGTPYVPVYVMLPLGVINMNSELVEPEALRNQLQVLKSVGVDGVMVDCWWGIVEAHSPQGYNWSGYKKLFQIVRDLNLKLQVVMSFHECGGNVGDDVHIPLPHWVTEIGQKNPDIYFTNKEGKHNTECLTWGIDKERVLRGRTAVEVYFDYMRSFRVEFDEFFEEGIISEIEVGLGPCGELRYPSYPKQHGWKYPGIGEFQCYDRYLMKNLTQAAEARGHSFWARVPDNAGSYNSQPHETGFFRDGGDYDSYYGRFFLNWYSRVLIDHGDRVLALANLAFEGTRVATKVSGIHWWYKTASHPAELTAGFYNSCNRDGYAPISAMLKKHEAALNFTCVEMRTLDQHEGFPEALADPEGLVWQVLNAAWDANIPVASENALTCFDREGYNKILENAKPWNDPDGRHLSAFTYLRLSPVLIEKHNLTEFERFVKRMHGDGRGACCFGERLIKTSTRVCVQIYT